The Campylobacter sp. MG1 genome contains the following window.
ATCATCCAATAACTCAAAGCTTAAAAAAGGATTTTGCTCTTTTAAAAGCTTTGTAGCAAAAGAATGAAAAGTGCAAATATTTACTTTATGTATATTTTTTATGGCTGTTTTTAGGGTTTGTTTTATGTAATTTGAATTCTTAACCTTCTCAAATCTAGCCTTATCAATCCCACTTAATCTATCATCTAAAATATCTTGCATTAGTGTAAAAATACGGCTTTTCATCTCATTTGCCGCTGCATTTGTATAAGTTAGCGTTAGGATATTTTCTACATTTTTACTATTTTGTTCTGTATAAAAAAACTCATCATCTACACTACTAGCAAACAAATCAAACCCTAAAATAGCATTTATATATCTTCTACTAAGAGTGTAGGTTTTGCCAGTTCCTGCACCTGCATTTATAGTAAAGCTTTTTTGTATGCTGTATTTATTCATCATTTGTTCCTTTATCGCAAATATTGTTTATAGGACAATATTTACAATTATCGTTTTCTTTAGCTTTAAACTCGCCTTTTTGTATAAACTCATCAAGCTTTTTTATCTCTTGCTCTAAACCCTTTAAATACTCTTGGCTGTATTCTAAAAAAGCAAATTCCGTTTTCAAATTCTTTGTGTTAAATGTGAGTAAAGATGCTTTATAGTACTTCATATTTGGATATTTTTTACTTGCGTATAACAAATATAAACCTAGTTGAAAATCTTCATAAGACTTTATTTGTTCCATTCTTTTTTCATCTATTTTGTCCTTTTTACTGCTTTTATAATCAACGATATTTATAAAATCATCTCCTATGTCAAGTCTATCAATAAAGCCTTTTATATAATAATTATTCTCGTCACTAGGGTTTAAATCTTTATCTAGGAAAAACTCAAATTCAGTTTTTGTATCATTAATATTATTTTCACTTCTATAATCTTCGTAATATTTCAAAAACTTAGCCACCGCACTAGGCTCATCATCGTTGCTAACACCCTTTAAAAGCTTGTTTTTATATATTTTCATATAAATATTTAGCTCTTTTAGTCCATTTTTTTCTTTTTTTAAAAAATCATCAAATGCTAAATCAATGCTATTTTTTGCTAGGTTTTGTTTATTAAAACTATCACCCCAACCTTTTACAATATGCTCAAAACAACTATGCATTATAGTGCCTTTTTCGTTTGGCTCTAAATCGCTTTGTTCTAATTCATCATTTTTTATCCCTAAAGCACTTTCATACAAAAATCTTTTAGGACAAAGCCTTAGAGTATTATATTTACTAGCACTCATTTTACATTCTAGCTTCACGGGTTTAGCTACTTTAGGACTAAAAGCAAAACAATCTTTTAAAACACGCTTTTTTAAAAACTTGGCCTTAGTAAAATCATCTTTACAAATTATAGACTTAGCTACACTTTTAGCGTTTAGATAATCAGTACTTAGTAGGTATAATTCTTTTGTATTTTGCTTTAGATTTTCATAAACAGCTTTAGAAAACTCATAAGAATTATATTTATAGATATCCTTTTTTAAAAACACATTATCGCTTGAATTAATAGGGAAATTTTCAAAATCTAGTCCTAGTAAAATAACTCTTTCATTTAGCTCATTTGAACCTATAAATTCGCTTAATTCTTCTAATCTTATGCCATTTTTTGGATAGTCTTTGCTTAGCTTTTTGCTTAGGTATTCTTTAATAAAATCTTTATTTAAATTAGAAAAATATTTTTCGTATTTTTTCATATAAGCATTTGTTTTTTGCTCTAGCAAGTCATTATCAATTACTATGCTTTTATGATAAGAATACACATCAATTTTTGCCATGGTTTTATAAAGCTCAAAATATCTAGAATAAATACTCAAAGAAGTAGCAACAAGCCTAAAGCTAAACTTATTTTGTATAAATTCTCTTGCTAGGCTTAAGGCTAGTTTTACTTCTTCGTGTATGCTTGTGATTTTATCTTTGTAGGTGTAGATTTTAGGGATTTGATTATTTTTAGGGAATTTTTTTAGGGCTTTTGCGTTTAGATTGTTTATAAAATCTTCTTCAAATTTGTTGTTATATAAACATATATTATCCACATAAAACTCATCCACATAAATATCGTTAAAATCGCTGACATCAGCAAATCCACACTTTAGATTAAATCTTTTTCTAAGCTCATCACAGGCTTTTTTTACCTTTAAAAAGCTATCTTTATATTCATCTTTTATATCTAAATCTTGCCTGTAAGCGTATATAAAATCACTACATTCTACATCGCCTAATTCTTGCTTTATGATATAAGTTAGCATAAATTCATCTAATTCATCAGTGTATAAACTCTCAAGCGTAACACACTTAGTAAAGGCATTTAAACCAAAATCTTTTAAATGCCTTTTAACAAACTCTGCCTTAGCATAAGAATAAGTTATCACTAAATCTTTTTTAATCATAATCTACCTTTATATAATAAGCATTTGTGCCTACTTTAGCATAATATTCTATTATCTCACATCCTCTTATAATACCGTTTTTTTCTTTATAATGCTCTTTTGCTAGAGCTTTTAGCTTTTGTTCAGTTGCATTAGTGTCTAAAAACATAAAATCATCTTTATTTAGCTTTACTTTAGTTTCTAAACCATATCCTAAAGCATTACTCCAACTAGTTACTTTATAATCTGTGATTGCGTGGCAATAACAAACACTTAGCCTTTGAATTTCATCTTTTAATTTATCGTATTCATTTAATTTATCATCAATATTCATCCCTAAAAGCTCATAAGCTAAAACCAAAAACGACCTATTGCTAGTGCAACCATCCCAAGTAGCTCTATCTAAAAACTCTTCATCGCTATTACATTCTAAATATATTTGCACCTTTTTATCAAATTTTGCCTTTGTGTTATAGCCAAATTCTTTATAATCTAAATCTTTTATCTGTTCTTTTATCATAAAAACTCCTTAGTTTGCTTTAATTTCGTTTGTTTGTATGCTTATATTTTTTAATTTTTCACAACCCTTAAAAGTATCTTCGTATTCAAGCACTTTTGGTGTGATTAAAGATAAATTTACACAATCTTTTAAAGATATATCTTTTTCTTCACAATCAAGAGTTCTTACAAAGTGGATATTTTTTGCTAGATTTATACAGCCA
Protein-coding sequences here:
- a CDS encoding PD-(D/E)XK nuclease family protein, translated to MIKKDLVITYSYAKAEFVKRHLKDFGLNAFTKCVTLESLYTDELDEFMLTYIIKQELGDVECSDFIYAYRQDLDIKDEYKDSFLKVKKACDELRKRFNLKCGFADVSDFNDIYVDEFYVDNICLYNNKFEEDFINNLNAKALKKFPKNNQIPKIYTYKDKITSIHEEVKLALSLAREFIQNKFSFRLVATSLSIYSRYFELYKTMAKIDVYSYHKSIVIDNDLLEQKTNAYMKKYEKYFSNLNKDFIKEYLSKKLSKDYPKNGIRLEELSEFIGSNELNERVILLGLDFENFPINSSDNVFLKKDIYKYNSYEFSKAVYENLKQNTKELYLLSTDYLNAKSVAKSIICKDDFTKAKFLKKRVLKDCFAFSPKVAKPVKLECKMSASKYNTLRLCPKRFLYESALGIKNDELEQSDLEPNEKGTIMHSCFEHIVKGWGDSFNKQNLAKNSIDLAFDDFLKKEKNGLKELNIYMKIYKNKLLKGVSNDDEPSAVAKFLKYYEDYRSENNINDTKTEFEFFLDKDLNPSDENNYYIKGFIDRLDIGDDFINIVDYKSSKKDKIDEKRMEQIKSYEDFQLGLYLLYASKKYPNMKYYKASLLTFNTKNLKTEFAFLEYSQEYLKGLEQEIKKLDEFIQKGEFKAKENDNCKYCPINNICDKGTNDE